From the Longimicrobium sp. genome, one window contains:
- a CDS encoding NADH-ubiquinone oxidoreductase-F iron-sulfur binding region domain-containing protein, giving the protein ILTGDELDIAMDYEAMAEAGTMLGCGSVIVMDDTTNVVKQVRRMVDFYAHESCGQCTPCREGTAWAAKILRRIENGRGLPEDIDTLLQISDNMTGKTICVLSDAAAAPIVSSIQKFRADYEALMAPQPALAGMGMAGAEPGTVR; this is encoded by the coding sequence ATCCTCACCGGCGACGAGCTCGACATCGCCATGGACTACGAGGCGATGGCCGAGGCGGGGACGATGCTGGGCTGCGGCTCCGTGATCGTCATGGACGATACGACGAACGTGGTGAAGCAGGTGCGGCGCATGGTGGACTTCTACGCCCACGAGAGCTGCGGGCAGTGCACGCCCTGCCGCGAGGGGACGGCGTGGGCGGCGAAGATCCTGCGCCGCATCGAGAACGGGCGCGGGCTTCCCGAGGACATCGACACGCTGCTGCAGATCTCCGACAACATGACGGGGAAGACGATCTGCGTGCTGAGCGACGCGGCGGCCGCGCCCATCGTCTCCAGCATCCAGAAGTTCCGCGCGGACTACGAGGCGCTGATGGCCCCGCAGCCCGCCCTGGCGGGGATGGGGATGGCCGGCGCCGAGCCC